A window of the Juglans microcarpa x Juglans regia isolate MS1-56 chromosome 5D, Jm3101_v1.0, whole genome shotgun sequence genome harbors these coding sequences:
- the LOC121265904 gene encoding putative 4-hydroxy-4-methyl-2-oxoglutarate aldolase 3, with protein sequence MTTPWWSPYLSPTSPLAKSSSTTEALRTYCSGKLSSKWGKRRTFSGTIVTLKLFEDNQLVMDLLETTRGEGRVLVIDGGGSRRRAMMGGLLSLQLAQDMGWAAIVVNGCIRDVEEINGCDIGVRALASMPVRSNKEGIGEKHVPVYVAGTLIRDGEWLYADSDGIAVSKYELSI encoded by the exons ATGACGACGCCCTGGTGGTCACCATACTTatcgccaacttcaccacttGCAAAATCCTCATCAACAACAGAAGCTCTGCGGACATACTGTTCTGGGAAGCTTTCATCAAAATGG GGGAAGCGTAGAACATTCTCAGGCACCATCGTCACTCTGAAGCTGTTTGAGGACAATCAGTTGGTCATGGATCTTCTAGAAACTACTAGAGGTGAAGGGAGAGTTTTGGTTATAGATGGTGGTGGAAGCAGGAGACGTGCGATGATGGGGGGATTATTGTCACTACAGTTGGCTCAAGATATGGGGTGGGCTGCTATTGTAGTAAATGGCTGCATTAGAGATGTTGAGGAGATTAATGGATGTGATATTGGAGTGAGAGCCTTGGCATCCATGCCTGTGAGATCAAATAAAGAAGGCATTGGTGAAAAACATGTCCCAGTTTACGTTGCAGGAACTTTGATTCGTGATGGGGAGTGGTTGTATGCAGATAGTGATGGCATCGCTGTCTCCAAATATGAGCTCTCAATCTGA
- the LOC121266274 gene encoding putative 4-hydroxy-4-methyl-2-oxoglutarate aldolase 3, giving the protein MAAIATAEVCDTNVSYLANGDLRVLQPIFQSYGQRRTFSGPVVTLKVFEDNVLVRELLETKGEGRVLVIDGGGSMRCALVGGNLGQLAQNMGWAGVVVNGCIRDVDEINGCDIGVRALGPNPVKSNKKGIGEKYVPVHIAGTLIRDGEWLYADSDGILVSKSELSI; this is encoded by the coding sequence atggctGCCATAGCAACTGCAGAAGTTTGTGATACAAATGTATCATATTTGGCAAATGGTGATCTGCGTGTGCTGCAACCAATCTTCCAGAGTTACGGGCAGCGTCGAACATTCTCAGGCCCCGTCGTCACTCTCAAGGTGTTTGAGGACAATGTATTGGTGAGGGAGCTTCTTGAAACCAAGGGTGAAGGAAGAGTTCTGGTTATAGATGGTGGAGGAAGCATGAGATGTGCTTTGGTGGGAGGGAATTTGGGACAATTGGCTCAAAATATGGGGTGGGCTGGTGTTGTAGTAAACGGCTGCATTAGAGATGTTGATGAGATTAATGGATGTGATATTGGGGTACGAGCCTTGGGACCTAATCCTGTGAAATCCAATAAAAAGGGCATTGGTGAAAAGTATGTCCCTGTACACATTGCAGGAACCTTGATCCGTGATGGGGAATGGCTGTATGCAGATAGTGATGGCATCCTTGTCTCCAAATCTGAGCTGTCGATCTGA